In the Eriocheir sinensis breed Jianghai 21 unplaced genomic scaffold, ASM2467909v1 Scaffold671, whole genome shotgun sequence genome, one interval contains:
- the LOC126993768 gene encoding uncharacterized protein LOC126993768, with the protein MLYRDEVHVLKRNFKTVGVSNQKKHDVWTKITADLNGQFHHERTAVEVKKRWFTITSKSRMKLKNFRDHRNGTGGGPPPPPLDPIDELVGDVLGQDSKVITGFEEIDDLGHQRTVDIEDAAEPASQLIVGQGGAEAPTVIIVPEPTLQPQTEGGAWGKVPAEDDAAAAQAKVAAAEEEAVASRATAAAAQAGEEAARAMKAAAEEVAACARAFTGAARAQEAAARAQEAAERAREAAAKEKAEAMRLKQILLKLQIEKERKNK; encoded by the exons ATGTTATACAGGGACGAAGTCCACGTTTTGAAGAGGAACTTCAAGACGGTTGGTGTTTCCAACCAAAAGAAACACGATGTCTGGACGAAGATTACGGCCGACCTGAATGGACAGTTCCACCATGAGAGGACGGCCGTAGAGGTAAAGAAGCGATGGTTCACCATCACTTCTAAGTCAAGGATGAAGCTGAAGAACTTTCGAGATCATCGGAATGGAACTG gtggcggccctccaccccctccccttgacCCCATTGATGAACTTGTCGGGGACGTTTTGGGGCAAGACAGCAAGGTCATCACGGGATTTGAGGAGATTGATGACCTTGGACATCAAAGGACTGTCgacat TGAAGACGCAGCAGAGCCAGCGAGCCAGCTCATTGTAGGTCAGGGAGGTGCTGAGGCACCAACAGTAATAATTGTGCCTGAGCCCACCCTGCAGCCACAAACTGAGGGGGGTGCCTGGGGGAAGGTGCCAGCTGAGGATGATGCAGCAGCTGCTCAAGCAAAGGTGGCAgctgctgaggaggaggctgtagcttcaagagctacagcagcagctgcacaggctggggaggaggctgCACGGGCCATGAAGGCAGCTGCAGAGGAGGTGGCGGCTTGTGCTCGGGCCTTCACAGGAGCTGcaagggcgcaggaggcagctgcaagggcgcaggaggcagctgAAAGGGCACGGGAGGCAGCTGCCAAAGAAAAAGCGGAAGCCATGCGTCTTAAACAAATTTTGCTCAAGTTacaaattgaaaaggaaaggaaaaacaaataa